One segment of Rhodopirellula baltica SH 1 DNA contains the following:
- a CDS encoding DUF1501 domain-containing protein — translation MSFPNMNSPSRRRFMQSMAAGIGGVSASGWFPALAEAAANDPKRRRHCILLWMSGGPTQTDTFDMKPNHENGGEFKEVQTSAPGLRFSEHLPKLGSMADKLAVLRGLSTKEGDHGRGSYLMRTGQKPMGPVQYPCIGSAIGKQLAEDTMSLPSNVSIGTYRAFNQDAFGPGFLGPRFGPLFVGATDVPGGMSNGEDGYPNLKVQYLDRAEGIDAERMDKRLKIWRRLQSHFVTSRQAGAAGMHNEVYEGAVRLMNSDDAKAFDLSDEPEKLREAYGNNVFGQGCLMARRLIERGVPFVEVSLGTDSTSVGWDTHTDNFNAVQNLSTILDNGWGTLMQDLEDRGLLESTTIVWMGEFGRTPAINPNAGRDHFPNAWSSVLAGGGIAGGQAYGKTSEDGTEVIDGKISVQDLISTLCKALGLGSAPSNMSPGGRPIPIAEGRAIEEVLA, via the coding sequence ATGTCATTTCCAAACATGAATTCACCATCACGACGCCGCTTCATGCAGTCGATGGCCGCAGGTATCGGCGGAGTCAGTGCGAGCGGTTGGTTCCCAGCACTCGCGGAAGCGGCCGCGAATGATCCTAAGCGTCGTCGTCACTGCATTTTATTGTGGATGAGTGGTGGCCCAACGCAAACCGATACCTTTGACATGAAACCCAACCATGAAAATGGCGGTGAGTTCAAAGAGGTGCAAACATCGGCTCCTGGATTGCGTTTCAGCGAGCACCTTCCCAAGCTCGGCTCGATGGCCGACAAACTCGCCGTCCTGCGTGGTTTGTCAACCAAGGAAGGGGACCACGGTCGTGGGTCCTACCTGATGCGAACCGGTCAAAAACCGATGGGCCCGGTTCAGTACCCGTGCATCGGTTCCGCGATCGGCAAACAGCTTGCCGAGGACACGATGAGTCTTCCCAGCAACGTCAGCATCGGAACCTATCGGGCATTCAATCAAGACGCGTTTGGTCCCGGTTTTCTCGGGCCGCGTTTTGGACCGCTGTTCGTCGGAGCGACCGATGTGCCGGGTGGAATGTCAAACGGAGAAGATGGCTATCCCAACCTCAAGGTTCAGTACTTGGATCGAGCCGAAGGCATCGATGCCGAACGGATGGACAAGCGATTGAAAATTTGGCGTCGTTTGCAATCGCACTTCGTGACCTCACGCCAAGCCGGTGCGGCGGGAATGCACAACGAAGTTTATGAGGGTGCCGTTCGGCTGATGAACAGCGATGACGCGAAAGCGTTTGACCTATCGGACGAACCTGAAAAGCTGCGTGAGGCTTATGGCAACAACGTGTTCGGCCAAGGTTGCTTGATGGCCAGACGCTTGATCGAACGAGGCGTTCCCTTTGTCGAGGTTTCGCTCGGAACGGACAGCACGTCGGTCGGATGGGACACGCACACAGACAATTTCAACGCCGTGCAAAATCTTTCGACCATCCTCGACAATGGCTGGGGGACGTTGATGCAAGACTTAGAAGACCGGGGCTTGCTCGAGTCAACCACAATCGTGTGGATGGGAGAATTCGGTCGCACACCAGCGATCAATCCAAACGCGGGACGCGACCACTTCCCGAATGCTTGGTCCAGCGTGCTTGCCGGCGGCGGAATCGCCGGTGGGCAAGCGTATGGCAAGACGAGCGAAGATGGCACGGAGGTGATCGATGGCAAGATTAGTGTCCAAGACTTAATCAGCACGCTCTGCAAAGCGTTGGGTTTGGGCAGTGCACCTAGCAACATGTCGCCTGGCGGCCGCCCCATCCCCATCGCCGAAGGTCGAGCCATTGAGGAAGTGTTGGCATGA
- a CDS encoding EF-hand domain-containing protein encodes MSRLGNRNVALIAFAVLSAFVPCCIGVAVCDDTSQSLDAEPLASSPVKMLSSSTSETRQPSMIIGVPIAPPASLPAEKLPQYRIELPRHNEADESFADGQIQFAITHPDLLTQIGRPLRVKAKVQVDGKPFSEVRSAYATSAQTAEQPPLMEQLSDLVEAVASASESVADEIEAASEEGKEENGNDEDADEDDDADDTEDEDATPPISPATLDPYRMTTAPDETMRRFAEAIGEDLTDIESNWLLSHWTIGPPLLVVHPYFQSFRSDQRPAFDILDRDRDGTVSQPEMLQSVESFNKCDANRDEVVDAMELANAADNLKDPAHIPLSNGPLLWLPDDLIGVQETDPLLYELVRSLDEDQDGTVSESEVNEWSVQPADIEVSINFSTASPESARVDVVRVGKEVSANIVPTTNANGIDVAFEAVTIRLCGVQESPSPEFAKAMSGQVSLGAIVDGYPLLPNLDPNDDGRFTIRELRKLEQLLRTFDRDGDQSITRSEAASPIRVCIGLGPTAHRELANVRDTSQPETSPSVTAPEWFQRMDRNLDNDLSRREFPGTDEQFRSLDADGDELIDASEAQTFEQSAE; translated from the coding sequence ATGAGTCGTCTCGGTAATCGAAACGTTGCGTTGATCGCATTTGCCGTTCTGAGTGCGTTCGTTCCATGCTGCATTGGCGTTGCCGTTTGTGATGACACATCGCAATCGCTCGACGCTGAGCCACTGGCAAGCTCGCCGGTCAAGATGCTAAGCAGCAGCACGTCAGAGACTCGGCAGCCGAGCATGATCATTGGAGTTCCCATCGCTCCTCCGGCCAGTTTGCCAGCCGAAAAGCTGCCTCAGTACCGGATCGAACTGCCACGCCACAACGAAGCGGATGAGTCCTTCGCAGACGGTCAAATCCAGTTCGCCATCACGCATCCAGACTTACTGACGCAAATCGGTCGTCCCTTGCGTGTCAAAGCAAAGGTCCAAGTGGATGGCAAACCATTCAGTGAAGTTCGGTCCGCCTACGCAACGTCCGCTCAAACCGCTGAGCAGCCACCGTTGATGGAGCAATTGTCGGATCTAGTCGAAGCGGTTGCATCAGCGTCCGAGTCCGTTGCGGACGAAATAGAAGCTGCATCCGAGGAGGGGAAAGAAGAGAACGGGAATGACGAGGATGCAGATGAAGACGACGATGCGGACGACACAGAGGATGAAGACGCGACGCCGCCCATCAGTCCAGCTACGTTGGATCCCTACCGCATGACCACCGCCCCAGACGAAACGATGCGTCGATTCGCAGAGGCGATCGGTGAGGACCTAACTGATATCGAATCGAATTGGTTGCTGAGTCATTGGACGATCGGCCCGCCGTTGCTGGTGGTCCATCCCTATTTCCAAAGTTTTCGATCTGATCAACGTCCCGCCTTTGATATCCTGGACCGAGATCGTGACGGCACCGTGTCACAGCCAGAGATGTTGCAATCGGTGGAATCATTCAACAAATGCGACGCGAATCGTGACGAAGTCGTCGACGCAATGGAACTGGCAAACGCTGCCGACAACCTCAAGGACCCGGCACACATTCCACTTTCAAACGGTCCGCTGCTCTGGTTGCCCGATGATTTAATTGGCGTCCAAGAAACCGATCCGCTGCTGTATGAACTGGTTCGATCACTCGACGAAGACCAAGACGGAACCGTTTCTGAATCCGAAGTGAATGAATGGTCGGTCCAACCAGCCGACATCGAAGTGTCGATCAACTTCTCCACCGCATCGCCCGAGTCGGCTCGTGTGGACGTCGTCAGAGTTGGCAAAGAGGTTTCGGCCAATATCGTGCCCACCACGAATGCCAATGGAATCGACGTCGCATTTGAAGCGGTCACGATTCGTTTGTGCGGGGTCCAAGAAAGTCCATCGCCAGAATTCGCGAAAGCGATGTCGGGACAGGTTTCTCTCGGAGCGATCGTGGATGGTTATCCGCTGCTTCCGAATTTGGACCCGAACGATGATGGTCGATTCACCATTCGCGAATTGCGGAAATTGGAACAGCTTCTGCGAACGTTCGACCGCGATGGCGATCAATCCATCACCCGCTCGGAAGCCGCGTCGCCGATTCGTGTTTGCATCGGACTCGGGCCAACCGCACACCGTGAACTGGCGAACGTCCGAGACACAAGTCAACCAGAGACTTCGCCCAGCGTGACGGCACCCGAATGGTTCCAAAGAATGGACCGAAACCTCGACAACGACCTATCCCGCCGAGAGTTTCCGGGCACCGACGAACAGTTCCGTTCACTCGACGCTGATGGTGACGAACTGATTGACGCCAGCGAAGCACAAACTTTCGAACAATCAGCCGAATAA
- a CDS encoding AAA family ATPase, with amino-acid sequence MEDPSEKTMPSRLETINAVNSNHTNNHVKQPEMDVALVVDQMHEKLSELREQLAGVIVGQEEVAEQLLIGILCRGHCILQGMPGLAKTMMVSTLASLTDLSFRRVQFTPDLMPGDITGTEVLEEDHTTGKRIFRFVEGPLFGNVILADEINRTPPKTQSALLEAMQEHQLTVCGKTYKLPDPFFVLATQNPVETEGTYPLPEAQLDRFLLKIHVRYPTRDEEREIARRQTTDYSFETKTVLDVEQISQMQSLVRSVVVSDHVYNAALDLVRGTRPDEGSMSAELKNMVQFGAGPRATIALLMAAKARALVNRRCHATVADLVAVAKPVLRHRVILTFNAEAAGVDADSVLEKNIAQTPSLKNNSPVVS; translated from the coding sequence TTGGAAGATCCATCGGAGAAGACCATGCCCAGCCGTCTTGAGACCATCAACGCTGTCAATTCGAACCACACGAACAACCATGTAAAACAACCGGAAATGGATGTTGCTTTGGTGGTTGATCAAATGCACGAGAAATTATCCGAGTTGCGTGAACAACTGGCGGGCGTGATCGTCGGCCAAGAAGAAGTCGCGGAACAATTGCTGATCGGGATTCTTTGCCGCGGTCACTGCATCCTGCAGGGCATGCCGGGACTCGCCAAAACGATGATGGTGTCGACGCTTGCATCACTAACCGACCTGAGTTTTCGCCGCGTGCAGTTCACACCGGACCTCATGCCCGGCGATATCACCGGCACAGAAGTGTTGGAAGAAGATCACACGACCGGCAAGCGCATCTTCCGCTTTGTCGAAGGGCCATTGTTTGGCAATGTGATTCTGGCCGACGAAATCAACCGCACGCCGCCAAAGACCCAAAGTGCGTTGCTCGAAGCGATGCAGGAACACCAACTAACGGTTTGCGGAAAAACCTACAAGCTTCCGGATCCGTTCTTTGTTTTGGCCACCCAAAATCCAGTCGAAACGGAAGGCACGTATCCTTTGCCGGAAGCCCAACTGGATCGTTTCCTGCTGAAAATCCATGTTCGCTATCCCACTCGGGATGAAGAACGTGAAATCGCAAGACGTCAAACCACCGATTACTCGTTCGAAACGAAAACGGTTCTGGACGTCGAACAGATTTCACAGATGCAATCGCTCGTCCGCAGCGTCGTCGTCTCGGACCACGTCTACAACGCCGCATTGGATCTCGTGCGAGGCACGCGTCCGGACGAGGGGAGCATGTCGGCCGAACTAAAGAACATGGTTCAGTTCGGAGCGGGCCCGCGAGCCACCATCGCCCTGTTGATGGCGGCGAAAGCGAGAGCTTTGGTCAATCGTCGTTGTCACGCAACGGTTGCTGACTTGGTCGCTGTCGCGAAGCCGGTTCTGCGGCACCGCGTCATCCTGACGTTCAACGCCGAAGCCGCCGGAGTCGACGCCGACTCAGTCCTGGAGAAGAACATCGCACAAACTCCATCGCTAAAGAACAACTCGCCCGTCGTCAGCTAA
- a CDS encoding DUF58 domain-containing protein, whose translation MLGLFRRQSKFDAHAPTKKSGAGASDLVDPVVMDQIGHLELLSRTVVDGLLAGKHRSTTKGGCCEFAQHRQYAPGDEIRQIDWQVYARNDRYFVRQFEEETNLHAMLAVDSSGSMNFGLSTISKLDYARRAAACLARLLLHQRDSVGLTVLHESNSRFIPAKQHAAHLRTLMAALQSADASGEGNLSHQVQHCVARQRRRGLLVLLSDCFGDLDELATALRIARARGHDVVVMHILAPEELTFNFRRWSAFQSLEIASQRLHLDPPAVRDQYLQRMRTFLADLEEMVVGLGGDYVRMTTATDLADTLGWFLRNRMARRGLATNRGAVGR comes from the coding sequence ATGCTTGGACTGTTTCGACGTCAATCCAAATTCGACGCTCACGCCCCGACGAAGAAGTCCGGGGCTGGAGCAAGTGATTTGGTTGATCCGGTCGTGATGGACCAAATCGGGCACTTGGAACTGCTGTCACGAACGGTGGTCGACGGATTGTTGGCTGGCAAACATCGTTCGACCACGAAGGGCGGGTGTTGCGAGTTCGCTCAGCACCGCCAGTACGCGCCGGGAGATGAGATCCGACAAATTGATTGGCAGGTGTACGCCCGAAATGATCGCTACTTCGTTCGACAGTTCGAGGAAGAAACCAACTTGCATGCGATGTTGGCGGTGGATTCGAGTGGCTCGATGAACTTTGGGCTCTCGACGATCAGCAAACTCGATTATGCACGCCGCGCCGCAGCGTGCCTGGCGAGATTGTTGCTGCATCAGCGTGACTCGGTTGGTTTGACCGTCCTCCACGAAAGCAATTCGCGATTCATTCCTGCCAAGCAGCACGCCGCACACCTGCGAACCCTGATGGCGGCTCTGCAGTCCGCTGATGCAAGCGGCGAGGGGAATCTAAGTCATCAAGTCCAGCACTGCGTCGCAAGACAACGACGTCGCGGTTTGCTGGTGTTGCTATCGGACTGCTTCGGCGATCTCGACGAATTGGCCACGGCCCTGCGGATCGCTCGCGCACGGGGCCACGATGTGGTGGTGATGCACATCCTCGCACCGGAAGAACTGACATTCAATTTTCGTCGATGGTCCGCCTTTCAATCTCTCGAAATCGCTTCGCAGCGTCTCCATTTGGACCCGCCCGCGGTGCGTGATCAATACCTGCAACGCATGCGAACATTCCTTGCCGACTTGGAAGAAATGGTCGTCGGTTTAGGTGGTGACTACGTGCGGATGACGACCGCCACGGACCTGGCCGACACGCTGGGGTGGTTCCTGCGAAATCGAATGGCACGCCGAGGACTCGCGACGAATCGGGGGGCAGTGGGACGATGA
- a CDS encoding BatA domain-containing protein produces MSFLSVAFLFALPLVAAPLLLHLFDRRRNETVQWGAMQFLMEASARKTSSRKLKQWLLLLLRCLAIAALIFALARPLLPTGYLGGSEQGETIFVIDNSMSMSRKTDSGTMIASATQHAVDQLEKISARDDIRILTTAPYPTWLHSGTTRGDQRNREWITEQLRSIDATEGRSDLLAALFTAVQLEHQPTQNTRRIVVLTDGQATDWRTEDEVGWQRLQSVLNETSIRTEIETVRLDDQSQRTNKGNIAVDSITLDRTVVGSETPITAIATLRNYDIATVDAAELTWSVNDVPVHQQTIASIEGEQSAEANWNHKFDDPGIYRLSCRLDRDDDLPADNVASLIVEVVDRLPVVVVESATDYAEMQQDSFFVQAALGWIDGQPLNDTSVYVPTLITPNELPTVDLSEQRVVIIPNLTELPSDAVSRLTEFVSDGGGLWIGLGPRTNVDFFNHQLFADASGLAPRRLDQIVDASPAGTGTDAEQPLDIEEDSSTDQPVRIDPFRSDHPATRHLADNAQLDLGDASIQRYYQFSSVNDDDDDRATLLRLSNDAPLAVENFVGQGRVIVQSIPLRLQWSDLARTQSFVVMVRDWIDYLAQPRATQYNLLPGQPIVVRVSKDTMNSDLAGDLNTPTGFLQTPGDESIELTAQYADEGFEFRSSQTRRPGPYRLQIGLDEAGVPFQVQRSSDESNLISLSRAAWQQIANSTTPKAWTEDRTPVTSAHTDPVWPYLLLALIGLITGELVLSGIMARERFGSAGIPESSELDASHLSSFGPRGLDLTPTSVQPRSSAEAETLEATNR; encoded by the coding sequence ATGAGTTTTCTCAGTGTCGCGTTCTTGTTTGCATTGCCATTGGTCGCCGCGCCGTTGCTGCTGCATCTGTTTGATCGCCGCCGCAACGAAACGGTTCAGTGGGGTGCGATGCAGTTTTTGATGGAGGCGTCTGCTCGCAAAACCAGTTCACGAAAGCTAAAGCAGTGGTTGCTGCTGTTGCTGCGTTGCTTAGCCATTGCCGCATTGATTTTTGCATTGGCTCGACCGCTGCTGCCGACCGGATATCTCGGTGGAAGTGAGCAGGGCGAGACGATTTTCGTGATCGACAATTCGATGTCCATGTCCCGCAAAACGGACTCCGGAACGATGATCGCGTCAGCAACCCAACATGCGGTGGACCAACTCGAAAAGATCTCGGCCCGCGATGACATTCGAATTCTGACAACCGCCCCGTATCCGACGTGGCTCCATTCAGGAACGACGCGCGGGGACCAACGCAATCGCGAATGGATCACCGAACAATTGCGGAGTATTGATGCCACCGAGGGACGCAGTGATCTGCTTGCCGCTCTGTTCACCGCGGTCCAACTCGAACATCAACCCACACAAAACACCAGACGAATTGTGGTGCTGACCGATGGCCAGGCCACTGATTGGAGAACCGAAGACGAAGTCGGCTGGCAACGACTTCAATCCGTCCTCAATGAAACGTCCATTCGCACGGAAATCGAAACGGTTCGTTTGGACGACCAGTCTCAGAGAACGAACAAAGGCAACATTGCGGTTGATTCGATCACTCTGGATCGAACGGTGGTTGGTTCTGAAACACCGATCACGGCCATCGCGACTCTACGAAACTATGACATCGCGACGGTGGATGCCGCCGAACTGACTTGGAGCGTCAACGACGTTCCCGTTCATCAGCAAACGATCGCTTCGATCGAAGGCGAGCAGTCCGCTGAGGCCAATTGGAATCACAAGTTTGACGATCCCGGGATCTATCGATTGAGTTGTCGTTTGGATCGAGACGACGATTTACCAGCCGACAACGTTGCCAGTTTGATTGTCGAAGTGGTCGACCGTTTGCCCGTTGTCGTGGTCGAATCTGCAACTGACTACGCAGAAATGCAACAAGACTCGTTCTTTGTGCAAGCGGCTCTTGGATGGATCGATGGACAACCGCTTAACGACACGTCGGTCTATGTTCCGACATTGATCACGCCCAACGAACTTCCAACGGTCGATCTCAGCGAGCAGCGGGTTGTCATCATCCCCAATCTCACGGAGTTGCCTTCCGATGCTGTCTCGCGATTGACCGAATTTGTGTCCGATGGTGGTGGACTATGGATTGGATTGGGACCGCGTACCAACGTTGATTTCTTCAACCATCAACTGTTCGCCGACGCCAGCGGATTGGCTCCGCGAAGGCTTGACCAAATCGTCGATGCGTCGCCGGCAGGAACTGGCACCGACGCGGAGCAACCGTTGGACATTGAGGAAGATTCTTCGACGGATCAACCCGTTCGGATTGATCCGTTTCGCAGCGATCATCCTGCGACGCGACATCTGGCGGACAACGCGCAACTGGATTTGGGTGACGCATCCATTCAGCGTTATTACCAATTCAGTTCCGTCAATGACGACGACGATGACCGGGCGACGCTCTTGCGATTGAGCAACGACGCACCACTCGCCGTGGAAAACTTTGTGGGGCAAGGCCGCGTGATCGTGCAATCCATTCCGCTGCGGTTGCAATGGAGTGACCTGGCTCGAACGCAGTCATTTGTCGTGATGGTTCGCGACTGGATCGATTACTTGGCTCAGCCCCGTGCGACGCAATACAATTTGCTTCCTGGCCAACCCATCGTGGTTCGAGTCTCGAAGGACACGATGAATTCAGACTTAGCGGGCGATCTCAACACACCAACGGGATTCCTGCAAACGCCGGGCGATGAATCAATCGAGCTGACCGCTCAGTATGCCGACGAGGGTTTCGAATTTCGGTCCAGCCAAACTCGTCGACCGGGTCCATACAGATTGCAAATTGGTCTGGACGAAGCCGGCGTTCCTTTTCAAGTCCAGCGTTCATCGGACGAGTCCAATCTGATCTCACTCAGCCGTGCCGCATGGCAACAAATCGCCAACTCAACGACGCCCAAGGCGTGGACCGAAGATCGCACGCCGGTCACGAGTGCACACACCGATCCAGTTTGGCCGTACTTGCTGCTGGCATTGATTGGACTGATCACCGGCGAGTTGGTTCTCTCAGGCATCATGGCTCGCGAGCGATTTGGGTCGGCGGGAATTCCTGAGTCATCGGAATTGGATGCATCGCACCTGAGTTCGTTTGGGCCGAGGGGATTGGACCTGACGCCAACGTCTGTGCAACCAAGGTCATCCGCAGAGGCGGAAACGTTGGAGGCGACCAACCGATGA